From one Alosa alosa isolate M-15738 ecotype Scorff River chromosome 5, AALO_Geno_1.1, whole genome shotgun sequence genomic stretch:
- the isca1 gene encoding iron-sulfur cluster assembly 1 homolog, mitochondrial — MSASMVRATVRAVSRRKILPTRAALTLTPSAVNKIKILLQDKPEYIGLKVGVRTRGCNGLTYTLDYTKEMDKSDEEVLQDGVRVFIAKKAQLTLLGTEMDFVETKLSSEFVFNNPNIKGTCGCGESFNI, encoded by the exons ATGTCGGCGTCCATGGTACGAGCCACGGTCAGAGCGGTCAGCAGAAGGAAAATTTTACCCACAAGAGCTGCATTAAcctta ACTCCCTCTGCTGTGAACAAGATCAAAATACTCCTGCAGGATAAACCAGAATAT attggaCTGAAAGTTGGTGTGAGGACACGAGGTTGTAATGGCCTGACCTACACACTTGACTACACGAAAGAGATGGACAAGTCAGATGAGGAAGTGCTTCAAGATG GTGTCCGTGTGTTCATTGCGAAGAAAGCCCAGCTCACACTCCTTGGGACAGAAATGGACTTTGTAGAAACTAAGCTCTCTAGTGAGTTTGTGTTCAACAATCCCAACATCAAGGGCACATGTGGCTGTGGAGAGAGCTTCAACATCTGA
- the LOC125294992 gene encoding uncharacterized protein LOC125294992: protein MLFPYDYIQLQMTFDSIMENEQRTCKKSKDFYGLKISDLLPHLDRKKDPPGQHLLQSLSRSSSLSKPGDPDKPRGAPIAPLPNSIQSLAVHQACQHHQQTTPGSSGRSFKRSPTSYLAQNTEAFSKAFTELFFLPYIAAGRLGVRHSVSPAAIRDLFQQGVLSPQLLRVQAGTNKNPSSLWLALKEPDANSGMSEQYFEDLEDLQKKLFSGTLQRSACLLRPPQEPSAQRRTLRNICLSDSSMCCSPPLVCRNQIYYTSFSK, encoded by the exons ATGCTATTCCCGTATGACTACATACAGCTTCAGATGACTTTCGACAGCATCATGGAAAATGAGCAGAGAACATGTAAAAAGAGCAAAGATTTTTATGGTCTCAAG ATTTCCGACCTGTTGCCCCACCTGGACCGGAAGAAAGATCCCCCAGGCCAACACCTCCTCCAAAGCCTCTCACGTTCATCCTCTCTTTCCAAACCAGGGGATCCAGACAAGCCAAGAGGTGCCCCCATCGCCCCCCTTCCCAACAGCATCCAGAGCCTAGCAGTGCATCAGGCTTGTCAGCACCACCAGCAGACCACCCCTGGCAGCTCTGGCAGAAGCTTTAAGAGAAGCCCGACCTCATACCTGGCGCAGAACACAGAGGCATTTTCTAAGGCTTTCACAGAGCTATTCTTCTTGCCCTATATTGCAGCAGGTCGACTGGGCGTGCGGCACTCGGTGTCACCAGCTGCCATCAGGGACCTGTTCCAGCAGGGGGTGCTCTCGCCACAGTTATTAAGGGTGCAGGCGGGCACCAATAAGAACCCCAGCTCACTGTGGCTGGCACTGAAAGAGCCAGATGCAAACA GTGGCATGAGTGAACAGTACTTTGAGGATCTGGAGGACCTCCAGAAGAAGCTGTTCAGCGGCACGCTCCAGCGCTCGGCTTGTCTGCTGAGGCCTCCCCAGGAGCCCAGTGCCCAGCGCCGGACACTCCGCAACATCTGCCTCAGCGACAGCTCCATGTGCTGCTCCCCACCACTTGTCTGCAGGAATCAGATCTACTACACCTCCTTCTCCAAATGA